Proteins found in one Triticum urartu cultivar G1812 chromosome 4, Tu2.1, whole genome shotgun sequence genomic segment:
- the LOC125553749 gene encoding protein DMP6-like yields the protein MSSRPAVDPESSPAAQQAPLLGNGDGRTQTTTVLGKALSSTADLAKHLPTGAVLAFEFLSPTFTADGTCTAANRALTGCLIGACALSCFLLCFTDSYRDETGTVRYGFVTPSGRLRLIDGAQQMPPRDERYRLRARDVLHGVLSFVVFLAVAMVDSNVVACFYPVESATTRQLLAAVPMSAGAAGSFLFAMFPSTRRGIGFPVAGTS from the coding sequence ATGTCGTCCCGGCCAGCCGTCGACCCCGAGTCGTCCCCGGCGGCGCAGCAGGCTCCACTGCTCGGCAATGGAGACGGCCGGACACAAACAACAACCGTCCTAGGCAAGGCTCTGAGCAGCACCGCGGACCTCGCGAAGCACCTCCCCACCGGCGCCGTGCTGGCCTTCGAATTCCTCTCGCCGACCTTCACCGCCGACGGCACCTGCACGGCCGCCAACCGCGCGCTCACCGGCTGCCTCATCGGCGCCTGTGCCCTCTcgtgcttcctcctctgcttcacCGACAGCTACCGCGACGAGACGGGCACCGTGCGCTACGGCTTCGTCACGCCCAGCGGCCGCCTGAGACTCATCGACGGCGCCCAGCAGATGCCACCGCGGGACGAGAGATACCGGCTTCGCGCGAGGGACGTGCTGCACGGGGTGCTGTCGTTCGTGGTGTTCCTGGCCGTGGCCATGGTGGACAGCAACGTCGTGGCGTGCTTCTACCCCGTGGAGTCCGCCACGACGAGGCAGCTGCTCGCCGCAGTGCCCATGTCTGCCGGAGCGGCGGGGAGCTTCCTGTTCGCTATGTTCCCGTCCACGCGCCGGGGAATTGGCTTCCCCGTCGCAGGCACGTCATGA